The following proteins are co-located in the Microplitis demolitor isolate Queensland-Clemson2020A chromosome 3, iyMicDemo2.1a, whole genome shotgun sequence genome:
- the LOC103568621 gene encoding neprilysin-2 isoform X2: MTKLWVALLAICVSMMTAENLKNTINPSRNKSNCTTREYVKDNLEFELALLYNMNASVDPCDNFYKFACGNFDNVPADYLQPVNHDFGYPISSIYEKIIYLIRNDRLNSPKQFKFLRDFITSCESLNINNNNKYFNIREDKLDDLTDVLSKLGQWPVLEGPKWNSTDFNWVDFEDKAGNFGVDTTYYFHSMVNLDKGGKRFHLNSPKFEFSYEDIKNYRNDSMINAYHKYMVGVAMLLGANETQAKIELMESLKFELKLINISNNNNISNYVKNKKRMSLKEIKESWSSINWEKLMALPNETKTQPFFTNESIIFIENCQYITELEKLINKTPKKVQANYVVWKTIQSLIPYIKSKSLHKLRLTYSKTRNQSNVSNDESCFGQLANLLPNLIIYYYSRRYPINGQAQHRVNQLIEDIKQKYVDTLNSTNWLDDKTKDLLMAEINSLKFINGYPVELFDDKTLDEYLQGLDITSGNFLKNYINIKLFSRKKLIDILTSSNDSIDWMKITGIVNPLQANAFNFYSANTIVLGIELLRNLYFSIYRPDYTNLATIGTTIGHEIGHSIHVSYKAENNFGIKDNGWSVLTDKKFSEIEECFIEQYSNYSYEATEKKLNGSFYLNENFADNFGIQVAYSVYQDWLKKNGPKTTYSSLPYNSNQLFWLTYATRWCTSKSSLLQVDSTDEHAPVDKRVIGVVSNSREFSKDFSCPIGSHMNPVKKCSVF; encoded by the exons at GACAAAGTTATGGGTTGCCTTGCTTGCAATCTGTGTTTCAATGATGACCGCCGAAAATTTGAAGAATACAATTAATCCATCAAGAAATAAGTCAAATTGCACGACTCGAGAATATGTAAAGGATAATTTGGAATTCG aaCTGGCTTTACTTTATAATATGAACGCGAGTGTCGACCCCTgtgacaatttttataaatttgcttGCGGTAATTTTGATAACGTCCCAGCTGATTATTTACAGCCTGTAAACCATGATTTTGGTTACCCAATTAGCTCTatatacgaaaaaattatttatttaatcagaaaTGATCGTTTGAATTCACCTAAGCAATTTAAATTCCTAAGAGACTTCATCACGTCTTGTGAAAGTTTGAAcattaataacaacaataagt ATTTTAATATCAGAGAAGACAAATTGGATGATTTAACTGACGTATTATCTAAATTGGGTCAGTGGCCTGTTCTAGAAGGTCCCAAATGGAACAGCACTGACTTCAATTGGGTTGATTTCGAAGACAAAGCAGGTAACTTTGGCGTCGATAcaacatattattttcattccatGGTTAATCTAGACAAAGGAGGTAAGCGCTTTCAT ttgAATTCAccaaaattcgaattttcataTGAAGATATAAAGAATTACCGGAATGATTCTATGATTAATgcttatcataaatatatggtGGGTGTTGCTATGCTTCTCGGTGCCAATGAAACACAAGCGAAAATAGAACTCATGGAatcattgaaatttgaattaaaactcATAAATATAAGCAACAACAATAACATATCGAACtatgttaaaaacaaaaagagaATGTCGctaaaagaaattaaagaaAGTTGGTCGAGTATAAATTGGGAAAAATTGATGGCTTTGCCGAACGAAACGAAAACGCAACCTTTCTTCACAAatgaatcaataatttttatagaaaattgtcAGTATATAActgaattagaaaaattaataaataaaactcctAAAAAAGTGCAAGCGAATTATGTCGTATGGAAGACAATTCAATCATTGATCCCCTATATCAAGTCTAAAAGTCTACATAAACTTCGACTAACTTATTCTAAAACTCGAAATCAATCAAATGTTTCTAATGATGAGTCGTGTTTCGGTCAACTTGCAAATTTATTGCCAAATCTAATTATCTACTATTATTCACGCCGTTACCCGATCAACGGACAAGCCCAGCACAGAGTAAATCAGCTGATTGAAgacataaaacaaaaatatgtagATACTTTGAATAGTACTAATTGGTTGGATGATAAAACCAAAGATCTGCTAATGGCCGaaataaattctttgaaatttatcaatgGTTATCCCGTCGAACTTTTTGATGACAAAACATTGGATGAATATCTTCAAGGCCTTGATATCACTTctggcaattttttaaaaaattatataaacataaaattattcagtCGTAAAAAACTCATCGATATATTAACGAGTTCTAATGATTCTATTGATTGGATGAAGATTACTGGAATCGTGAATCCGTTACAAGCCAATGCTTTCAATTTCTACTCTGCTAATACTATTG TTTTAGGTATCGAATTACTGAGAAATTTGTACTTCAGTATTTATCGTCCGGATTACACCAATTTAGCCACGATTGGGACCACTATAGGACATGAAATAGGGCATTCTATTCATGTTTCTTACAAGGCTGAGAATAACTTCGGAATAAAAGACAACGGATGGAGTGTATTGACAGATAAGAAATTTAGTGAAATCGAAGAGTGTTTTATTGAACAATACTCGAATTATTCTTATGAAgcaactgaaaaaaaa CTAAACGGTTCATTCTATCTAAACGAAAATTTTGCTGACAATTTCGGTATACAAGTTGCTTATTCTGTCTATCAAGACTGGCTCAAAAAGAATGGACCTAAAACAACTTATTCTAGCCTGCCttataattcaaatcaattattttggttAACGTACGCAACTAGATGGTGCACATCAAAGTCATCATTACTCCAAGTGGATTCAACTGATGAGCATGCTCCAGTAGATAAACGTGTCATTGGAGTGGTTTCAAACAGCAGAGAATTTTCGAAAGATTTTAGTTGCCCTATAGGGTCACATATGAATCCTGTTAAAAAATGTAGcgtgttttaa
- the LOC103568621 gene encoding neprilysin-2 isoform X4, with translation MTKLWVALLAICVSMMTAENLKNTINPSRNKSNCTTREYVKDNLEFELALLYNMNASVDPCDNFYKFACGNFDNVPADYLQPVNHDFGYPISSIYEKIIYLIRNDRLNSPKQFKFLRDFITSCESLNINNNNKYFNIREDKLDDLTDVLSKLGQWPVLEGPKWNSTDFNWVDFEDKAGNFGVDTTYYFHSMVNLDKGGKRFHLNSPKFEFSYEDIKNYRNDSMINAYHKYMVGVAMLLGANETQAKIELMESLKFELKLINISNNNNISNYVKNKKRMSLKEIKESWSSINWEKLMALPNETKTQPFFTNESIIFIENCQYITELEKLINKTPKKVQANYVVWKTIQSLIPYIKSKSLHKLRLTYSKTRNQSNVSNDESCFGQLANLLPNLIIYYYSRRYPINGQAQHRVNQLIEDIKQKYVDTLNSTNWLDDKTKDLLMAEINSLKFINGYPVELFDDKTLDEYLQGLDITSGNFLKNYINIKLFSRKKLIDILTSSNDSIDWMKITGIVNPLQANAFNFYSANTIVLGIELLRNLYFSIYRPDYTNLATIGTTIGHEIGHSIHVSYKAENNFGIKDNGWSVLTDKKFSEIEECFIEQYSNYSYEATEKKVGVIMLYTKRFILSKRKFC, from the exons GACAAAGTTATGGGTTGCCTTGCTTGCAATCTGTGTTTCAATGATGACCGCCGAAAATTTGAAGAATACAATTAATCCATCAAGAAATAAGTCAAATTGCACGACTCGAGAATATGTAAAGGATAATTTGGAATTCG aaCTGGCTTTACTTTATAATATGAACGCGAGTGTCGACCCCTgtgacaatttttataaatttgcttGCGGTAATTTTGATAACGTCCCAGCTGATTATTTACAGCCTGTAAACCATGATTTTGGTTACCCAATTAGCTCTatatacgaaaaaattatttatttaatcagaaaTGATCGTTTGAATTCACCTAAGCAATTTAAATTCCTAAGAGACTTCATCACGTCTTGTGAAAGTTTGAAcattaataacaacaataagt ATTTTAATATCAGAGAAGACAAATTGGATGATTTAACTGACGTATTATCTAAATTGGGTCAGTGGCCTGTTCTAGAAGGTCCCAAATGGAACAGCACTGACTTCAATTGGGTTGATTTCGAAGACAAAGCAGGTAACTTTGGCGTCGATAcaacatattattttcattccatGGTTAATCTAGACAAAGGAGGTAAGCGCTTTCAT ttgAATTCAccaaaattcgaattttcataTGAAGATATAAAGAATTACCGGAATGATTCTATGATTAATgcttatcataaatatatggtGGGTGTTGCTATGCTTCTCGGTGCCAATGAAACACAAGCGAAAATAGAACTCATGGAatcattgaaatttgaattaaaactcATAAATATAAGCAACAACAATAACATATCGAACtatgttaaaaacaaaaagagaATGTCGctaaaagaaattaaagaaAGTTGGTCGAGTATAAATTGGGAAAAATTGATGGCTTTGCCGAACGAAACGAAAACGCAACCTTTCTTCACAAatgaatcaataatttttatagaaaattgtcAGTATATAActgaattagaaaaattaataaataaaactcctAAAAAAGTGCAAGCGAATTATGTCGTATGGAAGACAATTCAATCATTGATCCCCTATATCAAGTCTAAAAGTCTACATAAACTTCGACTAACTTATTCTAAAACTCGAAATCAATCAAATGTTTCTAATGATGAGTCGTGTTTCGGTCAACTTGCAAATTTATTGCCAAATCTAATTATCTACTATTATTCACGCCGTTACCCGATCAACGGACAAGCCCAGCACAGAGTAAATCAGCTGATTGAAgacataaaacaaaaatatgtagATACTTTGAATAGTACTAATTGGTTGGATGATAAAACCAAAGATCTGCTAATGGCCGaaataaattctttgaaatttatcaatgGTTATCCCGTCGAACTTTTTGATGACAAAACATTGGATGAATATCTTCAAGGCCTTGATATCACTTctggcaattttttaaaaaattatataaacataaaattattcagtCGTAAAAAACTCATCGATATATTAACGAGTTCTAATGATTCTATTGATTGGATGAAGATTACTGGAATCGTGAATCCGTTACAAGCCAATGCTTTCAATTTCTACTCTGCTAATACTATTG TTTTAGGTATCGAATTACTGAGAAATTTGTACTTCAGTATTTATCGTCCGGATTACACCAATTTAGCCACGATTGGGACCACTATAGGACATGAAATAGGGCATTCTATTCATGTTTCTTACAAGGCTGAGAATAACTTCGGAATAAAAGACAACGGATGGAGTGTATTGACAGATAAGAAATTTAGTGAAATCGAAGAGTGTTTTATTGAACAATACTCGAATTATTCTTATGAAgcaactgaaaaaaaagtaggaGTAATTATGTTATACA CTAAACGGTTCATTCTATCTAAACGAAAATTTTGCTGA
- the LOC103568621 gene encoding neprilysin-2 isoform X1, whose protein sequence is MTKLWVALLAICVSMMTAENLKNTINPSRNKSNCTTREYVKDNLEFELALLYNMNASVDPCDNFYKFACGNFDNVPADYLQPVNHDFGYPISSIYEKIIYLIRNDRLNSPKQFKFLRDFITSCESLNINNNNKYFNIREDKLDDLTDVLSKLGQWPVLEGPKWNSTDFNWVDFEDKAGNFGVDTTYYFHSMVNLDKGGKRFHLNSPKFEFSYEDIKNYRNDSMINAYHKYMVGVAMLLGANETQAKIELMESLKFELKLINISNNNNISNYVKNKKRMSLKEIKESWSSINWEKLMALPNETKTQPFFTNESIIFIENCQYITELEKLINKTPKKVQANYVVWKTIQSLIPYIKSKSLHKLRLTYSKTRNQSNVSNDESCFGQLANLLPNLIIYYYSRRYPINGQAQHRVNQLIEDIKQKYVDTLNSTNWLDDKTKDLLMAEINSLKFINGYPVELFDDKTLDEYLQGLDITSGNFLKNYINIKLFSRKKLIDILTSSNDSIDWMKITGIVNPLQANAFNFYSANTIVLGIELLRNLYFSIYRPDYTNLATIGTTIGHEIGHSIHVSYKAENNFGIKDNGWSVLTDKKFSEIEECFIEQYSNYSYEATEKKLNGSFYLNENFADNFGIQVAYSVYQDWLKKNGPKTTYSSLPYNSNQLFWLTYATRWCTSKSSLLQVDSTDEHAPVDKRVIGVVSNSREFSKDFSCPIGSHMNPVKKCSVF, encoded by the exons GACAAAGTTATGGGTTGCCTTGCTTGCAATCTGTGTTTCAATGATGACCGCCGAAAATTTGAAGAATACAATTAATCCATCAAGAAATAAGTCAAATTGCACGACTCGAGAATATGTAAAGGATAATTTGGAATTCG aaCTGGCTTTACTTTATAATATGAACGCGAGTGTCGACCCCTgtgacaatttttataaatttgcttGCGGTAATTTTGATAACGTCCCAGCTGATTATTTACAGCCTGTAAACCATGATTTTGGTTACCCAATTAGCTCTatatacgaaaaaattatttatttaatcagaaaTGATCGTTTGAATTCACCTAAGCAATTTAAATTCCTAAGAGACTTCATCACGTCTTGTGAAAGTTTGAAcattaataacaacaataagt ATTTTAATATCAGAGAAGACAAATTGGATGATTTAACTGACGTATTATCTAAATTGGGTCAGTGGCCTGTTCTAGAAGGTCCCAAATGGAACAGCACTGACTTCAATTGGGTTGATTTCGAAGACAAAGCAGGTAACTTTGGCGTCGATAcaacatattattttcattccatGGTTAATCTAGACAAAGGAGGTAAGCGCTTTCAT ttgAATTCAccaaaattcgaattttcataTGAAGATATAAAGAATTACCGGAATGATTCTATGATTAATgcttatcataaatatatggtGGGTGTTGCTATGCTTCTCGGTGCCAATGAAACACAAGCGAAAATAGAACTCATGGAatcattgaaatttgaattaaaactcATAAATATAAGCAACAACAATAACATATCGAACtatgttaaaaacaaaaagagaATGTCGctaaaagaaattaaagaaAGTTGGTCGAGTATAAATTGGGAAAAATTGATGGCTTTGCCGAACGAAACGAAAACGCAACCTTTCTTCACAAatgaatcaataatttttatagaaaattgtcAGTATATAActgaattagaaaaattaataaataaaactcctAAAAAAGTGCAAGCGAATTATGTCGTATGGAAGACAATTCAATCATTGATCCCCTATATCAAGTCTAAAAGTCTACATAAACTTCGACTAACTTATTCTAAAACTCGAAATCAATCAAATGTTTCTAATGATGAGTCGTGTTTCGGTCAACTTGCAAATTTATTGCCAAATCTAATTATCTACTATTATTCACGCCGTTACCCGATCAACGGACAAGCCCAGCACAGAGTAAATCAGCTGATTGAAgacataaaacaaaaatatgtagATACTTTGAATAGTACTAATTGGTTGGATGATAAAACCAAAGATCTGCTAATGGCCGaaataaattctttgaaatttatcaatgGTTATCCCGTCGAACTTTTTGATGACAAAACATTGGATGAATATCTTCAAGGCCTTGATATCACTTctggcaattttttaaaaaattatataaacataaaattattcagtCGTAAAAAACTCATCGATATATTAACGAGTTCTAATGATTCTATTGATTGGATGAAGATTACTGGAATCGTGAATCCGTTACAAGCCAATGCTTTCAATTTCTACTCTGCTAATACTATTG TTTTAGGTATCGAATTACTGAGAAATTTGTACTTCAGTATTTATCGTCCGGATTACACCAATTTAGCCACGATTGGGACCACTATAGGACATGAAATAGGGCATTCTATTCATGTTTCTTACAAGGCTGAGAATAACTTCGGAATAAAAGACAACGGATGGAGTGTATTGACAGATAAGAAATTTAGTGAAATCGAAGAGTGTTTTATTGAACAATACTCGAATTATTCTTATGAAgcaactgaaaaaaaa CTAAACGGTTCATTCTATCTAAACGAAAATTTTGCTGACAATTTCGGTATACAAGTTGCTTATTCTGTCTATCAAGACTGGCTCAAAAAGAATGGACCTAAAACAACTTATTCTAGCCTGCCttataattcaaatcaattattttggttAACGTACGCAACTAGATGGTGCACATCAAAGTCATCATTACTCCAAGTGGATTCAACTGATGAGCATGCTCCAGTAGATAAACGTGTCATTGGAGTGGTTTCAAACAGCAGAGAATTTTCGAAAGATTTTAGTTGCCCTATAGGGTCACATATGAATCCTGTTAAAAAATGTAGcgtgttttaa
- the LOC103568621 gene encoding neprilysin-2 isoform X3, which produces MMTAENLKNTINPSRNKSNCTTREYVKDNLEFELALLYNMNASVDPCDNFYKFACGNFDNVPADYLQPVNHDFGYPISSIYEKIIYLIRNDRLNSPKQFKFLRDFITSCESLNINNNNKYFNIREDKLDDLTDVLSKLGQWPVLEGPKWNSTDFNWVDFEDKAGNFGVDTTYYFHSMVNLDKGGKRFHLNSPKFEFSYEDIKNYRNDSMINAYHKYMVGVAMLLGANETQAKIELMESLKFELKLINISNNNNISNYVKNKKRMSLKEIKESWSSINWEKLMALPNETKTQPFFTNESIIFIENCQYITELEKLINKTPKKVQANYVVWKTIQSLIPYIKSKSLHKLRLTYSKTRNQSNVSNDESCFGQLANLLPNLIIYYYSRRYPINGQAQHRVNQLIEDIKQKYVDTLNSTNWLDDKTKDLLMAEINSLKFINGYPVELFDDKTLDEYLQGLDITSGNFLKNYINIKLFSRKKLIDILTSSNDSIDWMKITGIVNPLQANAFNFYSANTIVLGIELLRNLYFSIYRPDYTNLATIGTTIGHEIGHSIHVSYKAENNFGIKDNGWSVLTDKKFSEIEECFIEQYSNYSYEATEKKLNGSFYLNENFADNFGIQVAYSVYQDWLKKNGPKTTYSSLPYNSNQLFWLTYATRWCTSKSSLLQVDSTDEHAPVDKRVIGVVSNSREFSKDFSCPIGSHMNPVKKCSVF; this is translated from the exons ATGATGACCGCCGAAAATTTGAAGAATACAATTAATCCATCAAGAAATAAGTCAAATTGCACGACTCGAGAATATGTAAAGGATAATTTGGAATTCG aaCTGGCTTTACTTTATAATATGAACGCGAGTGTCGACCCCTgtgacaatttttataaatttgcttGCGGTAATTTTGATAACGTCCCAGCTGATTATTTACAGCCTGTAAACCATGATTTTGGTTACCCAATTAGCTCTatatacgaaaaaattatttatttaatcagaaaTGATCGTTTGAATTCACCTAAGCAATTTAAATTCCTAAGAGACTTCATCACGTCTTGTGAAAGTTTGAAcattaataacaacaataagt ATTTTAATATCAGAGAAGACAAATTGGATGATTTAACTGACGTATTATCTAAATTGGGTCAGTGGCCTGTTCTAGAAGGTCCCAAATGGAACAGCACTGACTTCAATTGGGTTGATTTCGAAGACAAAGCAGGTAACTTTGGCGTCGATAcaacatattattttcattccatGGTTAATCTAGACAAAGGAGGTAAGCGCTTTCAT ttgAATTCAccaaaattcgaattttcataTGAAGATATAAAGAATTACCGGAATGATTCTATGATTAATgcttatcataaatatatggtGGGTGTTGCTATGCTTCTCGGTGCCAATGAAACACAAGCGAAAATAGAACTCATGGAatcattgaaatttgaattaaaactcATAAATATAAGCAACAACAATAACATATCGAACtatgttaaaaacaaaaagagaATGTCGctaaaagaaattaaagaaAGTTGGTCGAGTATAAATTGGGAAAAATTGATGGCTTTGCCGAACGAAACGAAAACGCAACCTTTCTTCACAAatgaatcaataatttttatagaaaattgtcAGTATATAActgaattagaaaaattaataaataaaactcctAAAAAAGTGCAAGCGAATTATGTCGTATGGAAGACAATTCAATCATTGATCCCCTATATCAAGTCTAAAAGTCTACATAAACTTCGACTAACTTATTCTAAAACTCGAAATCAATCAAATGTTTCTAATGATGAGTCGTGTTTCGGTCAACTTGCAAATTTATTGCCAAATCTAATTATCTACTATTATTCACGCCGTTACCCGATCAACGGACAAGCCCAGCACAGAGTAAATCAGCTGATTGAAgacataaaacaaaaatatgtagATACTTTGAATAGTACTAATTGGTTGGATGATAAAACCAAAGATCTGCTAATGGCCGaaataaattctttgaaatttatcaatgGTTATCCCGTCGAACTTTTTGATGACAAAACATTGGATGAATATCTTCAAGGCCTTGATATCACTTctggcaattttttaaaaaattatataaacataaaattattcagtCGTAAAAAACTCATCGATATATTAACGAGTTCTAATGATTCTATTGATTGGATGAAGATTACTGGAATCGTGAATCCGTTACAAGCCAATGCTTTCAATTTCTACTCTGCTAATACTATTG TTTTAGGTATCGAATTACTGAGAAATTTGTACTTCAGTATTTATCGTCCGGATTACACCAATTTAGCCACGATTGGGACCACTATAGGACATGAAATAGGGCATTCTATTCATGTTTCTTACAAGGCTGAGAATAACTTCGGAATAAAAGACAACGGATGGAGTGTATTGACAGATAAGAAATTTAGTGAAATCGAAGAGTGTTTTATTGAACAATACTCGAATTATTCTTATGAAgcaactgaaaaaaaa CTAAACGGTTCATTCTATCTAAACGAAAATTTTGCTGACAATTTCGGTATACAAGTTGCTTATTCTGTCTATCAAGACTGGCTCAAAAAGAATGGACCTAAAACAACTTATTCTAGCCTGCCttataattcaaatcaattattttggttAACGTACGCAACTAGATGGTGCACATCAAAGTCATCATTACTCCAAGTGGATTCAACTGATGAGCATGCTCCAGTAGATAAACGTGTCATTGGAGTGGTTTCAAACAGCAGAGAATTTTCGAAAGATTTTAGTTGCCCTATAGGGTCACATATGAATCCTGTTAAAAAATGTAGcgtgttttaa